The Triticum urartu cultivar G1812 unplaced genomic scaffold, Tu2.1 TuUngrouped_contig_6347, whole genome shotgun sequence genome includes the window GAGAAGACTAGCCACACAAGCCAGTGatagacaccagaattcaagtgCTATGTTACTAGTCGCTGTCGCTATCGCCATCCGAATCAGGATAGTCAATACAAGTACTACTACCGCCGCCATATGCTTGGCTGCTTGGGTGAACAACAGGCTGGTAGTTTTCGCATCCATAGCAGCGCCCTGCGGCATAGATAGAAAAAACAAAGAGTTAGACTAATATCAATATGAGATTGCAACAGCACAACTGGCTGAACCTGATGCAAACCTCACGAACAATAAGAAAACAGGCCAAGAATCAGGAGGAGCAACTGTCAAGAAAACCAACAAGGTACCTGCATCATTTTCTCCAACTATACAGCACATAATCACATCATTCTCACTCCGAAAATAGAGGTCGACTTCAGAGAAGAATAGCTTGGTACTGTCGGCATCAGCATTCTGCTGGTCCTCAGGCTGCTTAGCTGTGAAGTTATAATGGGCGCCGCCCCCTCCAAACTCGTAAAATATGGATATCACTTTTACCTCCACCAGCTCATACTGAAAAAACAAAATGGAAAGACATGTTTAAAATGGATAATCAGGCTGAAAAGTCATCCCGATTGTCACAACCTCACATACACGGAGAttagagagaagagagagaggtaGACCTTGGTGTTGTTCGCTCTGTTGTATTTACGCAGGGCCACCTCCGCGTGGTAGCGCGCATCCTTTTGTTTGGCCGCGACTCTTCTTTCGCGCAGCGCGTTCCTCACCTCCGGAGGTTTCCTCTTTCGCATTACAGGTGGAATTCCGATGGAAGCGATGTCAAAGTCACCCGTCCATTTGGGTGGGGGCAGAGGCCGAAACCTCCAAGCATGTTCCTCCATGTTGATACCTTCAGGAGTGCTCCTCTCCTTGGACATCCAACCAGCTTGGCTCCTGATTTATTATTGTGAACTGATTGTTATGCCAAAAAACAAAAATACATCACATGTACCATGCCTTAACGTGAGAAATATTAAGTTATCACTTACCCAGCTGCTTTTCTTTCATGATGAAGGTGCATGCAAAGTTCTTGAAACA containing:
- the LOC125530480 gene encoding uncharacterized protein LOC125530480 encodes the protein MADQGPTDQEEDSYKGGLLPVFPEEEPKQHQVTVSHAASKGRYARFKQNLNAKAQETKQHHHQVAISGASSKGRSQAGWMSKERSTPEGINMEEHAWRFRPLPPPKWTGDFDIASIGIPPVMRKRKPPEVRNALRERRVAAKQKDARYHAEVALRKYNRANNTKYELVEVKVISIFYEFGGGGAHYNFTAKQPEDQQNADADSTKLFFSEVDLYFRSENDVIMCCIVGENDAGRCYGCENYQPVVHPSSQAYGGGSSTCIDYPDSDGDSDSD